One Callithrix jacchus isolate 240 chromosome Y, calJac240_pri, whole genome shotgun sequence genomic region harbors:
- the LOC118142805 gene encoding testis-specific Y-encoded protein 3-like isoform X1, whose amino-acid sequence MAEVEAAAEEEADVERERQDKGAQPGPGPLTPESALDELRAVQVELEPVNARARRAFSQQREKLERRRKPHLDRRGAIIRGIPGFWANVIANHPQMSALITDQDVRMLSYMINLEVKETKQPIHVCKIMLFFRSNPYFQNNVVTKEYLVNLTEYRPSHSTPVQWHQRYERVAYRRRHQNSSLNFFNWFSDHNFAGSNRIAEILSKDLWRNPLQYYTRTRPPEEGTEISGDSHFSG is encoded by the exons ATGGCGGAAGTGGAAGCGGCGGCCGAGGAGGAAGCCGATGTCGAGCGGGAGCGGCAGGACAAAGGGGCACAGCCGGGGCCTGGGCCCCTGACGCCAGAGTCCGCACTGGACGAGCTCCGGGCTGTTCAGGTGGAGCTGGAGCCTGTTAACGCCCGAGCCAGGAGGGCCTTTTCTCAGCAGAGGGAAAAGCTGGAGCGCAGGCGCAAGCCCCACCTGGATCGCAGAGGCGCCATCATCCGGGGCATCCCCGGCTTCTGGGCCAATGTC ATTGCAAACCACCCCCAGATGTCAGCCCTGATCACTGACCAAGATGTACGCATGCTTAGCTACATGATCAACTTGGAG GTGAAAGAAACAAAGCAACCTATTCACGTCTGCAAGATCATGTTGTTCTTTCGGAGCAACCCCTACTTCCAGAATAACGTGGTTACCAAGGAGTATCTCGTGAACCTCACAG AATACAGGCCTTCTCATTCCACTCCAGTTCAGTGGCATCAGCGTTATGAACGTGTGGCCTACCGCCGCAGACACCAGAACAGCAGCCTTAACTTCTTCAACTGGTTTTCTGACCACAACTTCGCAGGATCTAACAGGATCGCTGAG ATCCTAAGTAAGGACCTGTGGCGCAATCCCCTGCAATACTACACGAGGACCAGGCCACCCGAAGAGGGAACAGAGATTTCAG
- the LOC118142805 gene encoding testis-specific Y-encoded protein 3-like isoform X2, with translation MAEVEAAAEEEADVERERQDKGAQPGPGPLTPESALDELRAVQVELEPVNARARRAFSQQREKLERRRKPHLDRRGAIIRGIPGFWANVIANHPQMSALITDQDVRMLSYMINLEVKETKQPIHVCKIMLFFRSNPYFQNNVVTKEYLVNLTVQWHQRYERVAYRRRHQNSSLNFFNWFSDHNFAGSNRIAEILSKDLWRNPLQYYTRTRPPEEGTEISGDSHFSG, from the exons ATGGCGGAAGTGGAAGCGGCGGCCGAGGAGGAAGCCGATGTCGAGCGGGAGCGGCAGGACAAAGGGGCACAGCCGGGGCCTGGGCCCCTGACGCCAGAGTCCGCACTGGACGAGCTCCGGGCTGTTCAGGTGGAGCTGGAGCCTGTTAACGCCCGAGCCAGGAGGGCCTTTTCTCAGCAGAGGGAAAAGCTGGAGCGCAGGCGCAAGCCCCACCTGGATCGCAGAGGCGCCATCATCCGGGGCATCCCCGGCTTCTGGGCCAATGTC ATTGCAAACCACCCCCAGATGTCAGCCCTGATCACTGACCAAGATGTACGCATGCTTAGCTACATGATCAACTTGGAG GTGAAAGAAACAAAGCAACCTATTCACGTCTGCAAGATCATGTTGTTCTTTCGGAGCAACCCCTACTTCCAGAATAACGTGGTTACCAAGGAGTATCTCGTGAACCTCACAG TTCAGTGGCATCAGCGTTATGAACGTGTGGCCTACCGCCGCAGACACCAGAACAGCAGCCTTAACTTCTTCAACTGGTTTTCTGACCACAACTTCGCAGGATCTAACAGGATCGCTGAG ATCCTAAGTAAGGACCTGTGGCGCAATCCCCTGCAATACTACACGAGGACCAGGCCACCCGAAGAGGGAACAGAGATTTCAG